Sequence from the bacterium genome:
CCAGGTGGAGTTGACGGTGTCGTAAATGCTGAGCGCGCCCTCGGTGGTGTAGTAGGTCGGCCCGCCAAAGAAGACCTTGCCGCTGTCGAGGAAGATCGCCGCGACGTTGTCGTGGAAAAGTCCCCACTCCTGCGGCTCGAGATCGAAGCCGGCGTAGGGCTGGCGCCAGACGAAGTCCCCCCAGGTGCCGATCCACACGTTGCCGTAGGAGTCCTCGATGGCGCCGGCGATACGGTAGGAACGCAGATGCGGGTCGGTGAAGTACCCCTCGGTCAGCACATCATAACCCCGGGGCAGATACCATCCCTCGATGCGCGGCTCGGCCCAGGGGCGCACCAGCGAATCGGGGAAGGAGGGCGAGTAGCGCCATTCGTCCCACACGCGGCGGAAGACGGAGTAACCCGCCGGGGTCTGCGCGAAGAGTTCATCGGTGTCGGGGTTGTAGGCGAGCCGCTGGATGTCGTTGGAGGGCAGCCCTTCGGCGGTGGTAAGCGGTGTGGCCCAGCGCCGGGCGTAGCGATCGAAACGGGCCACGCCGCCGCGGGTGCCGAAGTAGACATAGTCCGGCGCCTCGGCGGCCGAAGTCACAAAGCGCAGCGACGTGAACGCCCGCCAATCTCCCGGCTTGTAGCGGGGATTGGGATCTGCCAGCGCGATCGCGCTCCCGACAAGCAGCGCGGCGGCACTCAGCGCCATCGTGGCAATGTGGCAGCGTACCCTCATCACGACTGCTTGCGCCCGCGGTGTGCCGCGAAACGGATCATGGCCGTGGCCAGTCGGTCCACATCGGCGGCAGTGTTGTAAAAGTGCGGCGACACACGAATGTTCCCCTCGCGCAGCGACACATAAATACGCTGCGCCGTTAGACGGCGATGCAAGTCCTTCGTCTGAGGACCTGCAATTGATACAATCGCCGAGCGGTTCGCGGCGCGGGGAAAGACCAGCGGCCGCCAGGGCGTCCCCACGAGCCGCTCGCCCAGCCGGCGGTGCAGCGACTGAATGTGCCGGTGGATCCGTCCGACGCCGCATTCGGCCAGGATCGACAGCCCGGCGTAGGCCAGACGCACGGAATAGAATGGATAGGTCCCGACTTCCCAGAAGCGTCCATCGTTGAAGGCGGGACGGTCCCAGCGTTGCAGATCGCCCCAGGTGTATCCCCAATCGTAACCGAGCCAGCCGCCATAGGGCGGACGCACGGAACGGATCGGCGCGGAGGCTATCGCAAAGAACCCTCCGCCGGTCTGTCCCAGGAGCCATTTTTGCGTTCCGCAGGCGATGGCATCGACGCCATCGGCGGTCATGCGCAGCGGCGTCACTCCGGCCCCCTGCGTCACATCCACCAGCAAGAAGCAGCCATGCGCGTGGCAGAGACGGGCAAGCTGTGCGAGGTCGTTGCGGTAGCCGTTGAAGTACTGCACCCAGGACGTGACCAGGACGGCGGCGCCGCGTTTCAATTCGGCTTCCAGCACCGAGAGATCGGGCGCGCCATCGGGACAGAGGATCGGCACGACCGTCAAACCGCCGCGTTCAGCCAGCGTGCGCACAGCGTAGACGGCGGCGGGGAACTCGTTGACAGGCACCAGCACCCGCTCACCCGGCTTCAGCAAAAGCCCGCCGAGGATGGCATTGAGGCCATAGGAGGCATTGGGGCAAAACGCGACGCGACTGGCCGGCGCGCCGGCCAGCCGCGCAAAAAGCCGTCGCGACTTTTCCAGCAGCGAGAACGTCTCCCCGTCCACATCGGGATCTTCGCGGATGATGCTCTGCTTTTTCAGCAATGCGTCGACCAGCCGGCGGCCACGGACCGGCACCGGGCCGAACGACGCATGGTTGAGGAAGGTGGTGCCGCGCGCGATTGGAAACTCGCGCCGCAGCGCGCGCAGGGGATCGGCGACTTTGGGCGCTGTCATACGCGGGATACCAGGGCGCCGACAATTGTCATCGCGCCGCCGATGCGTAACAGGTCGATGAGCAGGCTCCACAACGTGCGATCCCAGCCCTGCTCGGACGCATCGAGCAGCCGCAGGGGTGTCGCGCCGAAGACAAACGCGAGGAGCCCCAGCGCCAGCCCGGCCCGCGCGCCGGTGAAGGGCAGGATCACATCGATGACCGAAAGCAGTGAAATCGGGATGATGGACAAAAAGACCAGATTGGTGATCAGCAGATTGCCCCAGTCGCCGGGCCACCAGTGCGGGTGCGGCGCCTCATCGACGGTGCGGTGAGACAGCCATCGCCCCTGCCCCAGGCGTCCCAGCAGCGAGACGGCGACCGCATACAACCAGGATGGAATGACAATCCAGATTCCGCTCACAGCCATCCTCTCTCCCGGTACCATTGCGCGGTCTGCTTCGCGCCGTCGGCGAAGGGGAT
This genomic interval carries:
- a CDS encoding aminotransferase class V-fold PLP-dependent enzyme, which translates into the protein MTAPKVADPLRALRREFPIARGTTFLNHASFGPVPVRGRRLVDALLKKQSIIREDPDVDGETFSLLEKSRRLFARLAGAPASRVAFCPNASYGLNAILGGLLLKPGERVLVPVNEFPAAVYAVRTLAERGGLTVVPILCPDGAPDLSVLEAELKRGAAVLVTSWVQYFNGYRNDLAQLARLCHAHGCFLLVDVTQGAGVTPLRMTADGVDAIACGTQKWLLGQTGGGFFAIASAPIRSVRPPYGGWLGYDWGYTWGDLQRWDRPAFNDGRFWEVGTYPFYSVRLAYAGLSILAECGVGRIHRHIQSLHRRLGERLVGTPWRPLVFPRAANRSAIVSIAGPQTKDLHRRLTAQRIYVSLREGNIRVSPHFYNTAADVDRLATAMIRFAAHRGRKQS